A part of Paenibacillus donghaensis genomic DNA contains:
- a CDS encoding LolA family protein, with protein MRRLTWVLAIIMIVTLGLTGCGKKDAASVVNDLNDVSDKLQSKDGSYQGTGLMTLYTGEQPQEYKVEVWYKNPSYYRISLANVQKDITQIVLRNDEGVFVLTPSLNKSFRFQSDWPDKQGQVYLYQTLLRGIATDNNRQLAEEGNNYVFEVAANYQSPALVRQKIWLDKKTYEPKQVQVSDSEAKVVVDVKFDSFAFDTDFTKDSFDMQKNMTAGAASESTVAEVDENGNPVVLPEGQEAAEPQLAAELGDFGVIEPLYIPAGVEFKDYHKIEGSKDHAVLIRYDGLYQYTLMEARPLDRATALAPGTLVDLGFTAGALTGDELQTLTWMSEGIEYRITSANLPLTEMMQIAASMEGQSGK; from the coding sequence ATGCGCCGGTTAACATGGGTACTCGCAATCATTATGATTGTGACCTTGGGTCTGACGGGGTGCGGGAAGAAGGATGCCGCTTCCGTGGTCAACGATTTGAACGATGTGTCTGACAAGCTGCAGAGCAAGGATGGAAGTTACCAGGGCACGGGTCTGATGACTCTGTATACCGGGGAGCAGCCACAGGAATACAAGGTGGAGGTATGGTACAAGAATCCTTCCTATTACCGGATCAGCCTGGCCAATGTGCAGAAGGATATCACGCAGATTGTGCTGCGCAACGATGAGGGCGTATTCGTGCTTACACCCAGCCTGAATAAAAGCTTCCGCTTCCAGAGCGACTGGCCGGACAAACAAGGTCAGGTGTATCTGTACCAGACGCTGCTGCGGGGGATTGCGACTGACAACAACCGCCAACTGGCGGAAGAGGGCAACAATTATGTATTTGAGGTAGCGGCGAATTACCAGAGCCCCGCACTGGTGCGCCAGAAGATCTGGCTGGACAAAAAAACCTATGAGCCGAAGCAGGTGCAGGTGTCCGATTCCGAAGCCAAGGTAGTGGTGGACGTGAAGTTTGACAGCTTCGCCTTCGACACGGATTTCACCAAGGATTCGTTCGATATGCAAAAGAACATGACGGCCGGAGCCGCTTCCGAAAGCACAGTGGCCGAAGTGGATGAGAATGGAAATCCGGTAGTCCTGCCGGAGGGTCAGGAAGCAGCGGAACCGCAGCTGGCTGCTGAACTGGGTGACTTCGGTGTCATTGAGCCGCTCTATATTCCGGCAGGCGTTGAATTTAAGGATTATCACAAGATCGAAGGCAGCAAGGACCACGCGGTGCTGATCCGCTATGACGGGCTGTACCAGTACACGCTGATGGAAGCACGCCCGCTTGACCGTGCTACGGCGCTGGCACCGGGAACGCTGGTTGATCTGGGCTTCACTGCCGGGGCTCTGACCGGTGATGAGCTGCAGACCTTAACCTGGATGTCGGAAGGGATCGAGTACCGGATTACGAGTGCAAACCTGCCGTTAACCGAAATGATGCAAATTGCCGCTTCTATGGAGGGACAATCGGGTAAATAA